The Cetobacterium sp. 8H DNA window ATAGAGCTTTCAATAAATTTTTGTCCTCCAAATCCAGGGTTAACAGACATAACTAAGACCATGTCAACATCATCGATAATATATTTAATAGCTTCAACAGGAGTAGCAGGATTTAAAGAAACACCGGCTTTAACTCCGAAAGATTTAATAAGTTGTATAGCTCTGTGAAGATGTTTTGTAGCCTCAGCATGAACAACAATAATATCAGCTCCAGCTTTAACAAAATCTTCAATATATCTTTCTGGTGATTCAATCATTAAATGAACATCAAACACTAATTTAGTTTTGTTTCTAATAGATTTGATAACAGGTGCTCCAAATGTTATATTAGGAACAAACATTCCATCCATAACATCGATATGCACATAATCAGCTCCAGCTTTATCAATAGCAATAACCTCGTTTCCTAATTGACTAAAATCAGCAGATAATATAGATGGTGCTATTTTAATTGTTTTGTGTGTCATTAAATTCACTCCCTTAATTATATCGTAATTTTTTTATTTGTATTTATTCCAAAGCTCATTTTTTGATTTTTCATAACAACGTTTGTAAAACTCATATCTCTCTTTAGATATTTTTCCATCTTCAACAGCTTCTTTAATTGAACATTGAGGTTCATTTATATGAACACAATTGTTAAATTTACATCCTTTATCAATATTGAATTCAGGAAAAAGTTCGATAAGTTCTTGTGGATTTTCAGTAGGTGGAAGATCTACAGAGGAAAATCCTGGAGTATCAATAACGAAACCACCAACAGCAAGAGGTAAAAGTCTACTATCTCTTGTTGTATGTTTTCCAGCTCTAAGTCTTTTACTTGTTTCTCCTGTTTTCAATTCTCTAGAATCTTGTAAAAGATTTAAAATACTAGATTTTCCAACTCCAGAAGGACCACCAAAAGCGGTAATTTTATCTTTAATAAATGTTGTAAGTTCTTCGATACCAGCTTCAGTTAATGTTGAAATATAAAATACAGGAATATCAATTGTTTTTAAATATTCAAGATTTTTTTTGATTTCAATAAGTTCCTCTTCCGTAAGTAAATCAATTTTGTTTATTATTAAAATAGGATTTATTTTGTTATATAAACTATTTAACACTAAAATATTGATTTTCTCATAGTCTATAGCAGGATCTTTAGCTGCAAATTGTATAACACCATAGTCAATATTAGCAACAAGAGGTCTTCTTAAAAGG harbors:
- the rpe gene encoding ribulose-phosphate 3-epimerase — its product is MTHKTIKIAPSILSADFSQLGNEVIAIDKAGADYVHIDVMDGMFVPNITFGAPVIKSIRNKTKLVFDVHLMIESPERYIEDFVKAGADIIVVHAEATKHLHRAIQLIKSFGVKAGVSLNPATPVEAIKYIIDDVDMVLVMSVNPGFGGQKFIESSIQKIREVRSLNQSVDIQVDGGITNETIGKCIEAGANIFVAGSYVFSGNYEERIKSLKEM
- the rsgA gene encoding ribosome small subunit-dependent GTPase A codes for the protein MIIEGIVTNKIQGFYNIKSEGNDYLCKLRGLLKRSDKRENCTVGDHVVFDSEGFITEVKPRKNLLRRPLVANIDYGVIQFAAKDPAIDYEKINILVLNSLYNKINPILIINKIDLLTEEELIEIKKNLEYLKTIDIPVFYISTLTEAGIEELTTFIKDKITAFGGPSGVGKSSILNLLQDSRELKTGETSKRLRAGKHTTRDSRLLPLAVGGFVIDTPGFSSVDLPPTENPQELIELFPEFNIDKGCKFNNCVHINEPQCSIKEAVEDGKISKERYEFYKRCYEKSKNELWNKYK